The following proteins are encoded in a genomic region of Cryptococcus neoformans var. neoformans JEC21 chromosome 2 sequence:
- a CDS encoding cytoplasm protein, putative, whose amino-acid sequence MKRPLDSTLPISPMNGMQPHLENAPSFIDPLVPKKARYDGLDPSVVGPGHGPIGVPPLSAQRPFGAPGAAHAASSFGGLASGSVNMSGVNQQQEHGSMNQAQQGANIPGMQQGASFGMMGMGGFGMGFPFNMGMQQSFPGAPIVSPSMNPNTMTGNYGPAAAAAAAAAAGNTTGRTVYVGNLPAEASVDELLNLVRFGPIEAVRLLPEKSCVFISFLDGSTAAAFHADACVKKLALHGQELKIGWGKPSMVHPTVATAVASSQATRNVFVGNLDPETNEQDLRNQLSRFGPIDQVKIVRDKNIGFIHFLSISTAMKVVGSLPTEQGWEGKRVNYGKDRCAYVPKAQQDAVRQAQTQAMNAIAAQHQQATGSPFPAFSPMSAGFSNFPTPGPNTGFASPAFAGNNFSPVASGFTENGGMNQAGNRTIYLGNIHQDVTIEELCNHIRGGILHQVRYFPDKHIAFITFVDPVAAMQFHQNAHATGLSIMQRRLKVGWGKHSGPVPPALLQAIQAGASRNVYIGQIADFSLFTEEKLRQDFGEFGEIDMINFLNEKGVAFVNFTSIQSAQKAIEGIKLKPEYSTLRISYGKDRCANPPRTTAGRPPMPPPLGHESDPAIQIDNSAVEPGLYDENDAMLSYE is encoded by the exons CGACCTTTGGACTCCACATTACCCATTTCCCCCATGAACGGTATGCAACCCCACCTCGAAAACGCTCCCTCTTTTATCGATCCTCTTGTCCCTAAAAAGGCTCGATACGACGGCTTGGACCCATCAGTTGTTGGACCTGGCCACGGTCCTATTGGTGTTCCCCCATTATCCGCTCAGAGACCTTTCGGCGCTCCCGGTGCTGCACATgcagcttcttcattcgGCGGCCTAGCGTCTGGTTCTGTCAACATGAGTGGAGTGAATCAGCAACAAGAGCATGGCAGTATGAACCAAGCGCAGCAAGGAGCAAATATCCCAGGGATGCAACAAGGAGCGTCTTTTGGTATGATGGGTATGGGCGGATTCGGCATGGGTTTTCCTTTCAACATGGGGATG CAACAAAGTTTCCCGGGTGCGCCTATCGTGTCACCGTCCATGAATCCCAATACTATGACTGGTAACTACGGACCTGCTGCTGCAGCTGCCGCGGCCGCCGCTGCTGGAAACACGACAGGAAGAACAGTGTACGTCGGTAACCTTCCTGCCGAGGCCTCCGTCGATGAACTTCTCAACCTTGTTCGATTCGGCCCCATTGAGGCTGTTCGTCTCCTTCCTGAAAAGTCCTGtgtcttcatctccttcctcgacGGGTCTACCGCAGCCGCCTTCCACGCTGACGCTTGCGTCAAGAAGCTTGCTCTCCACGGACAAGAACTGAAAATCGGATGGGGTAAGCCCTCCATGGTACATCCTACCGTTGCAACGGCTGTTGCAAGCAGTCAGGCGACCAGAAATGTGTTTGTTGGTAACCTGGACCCGGAGACAAATGAGCAGGATTTGAGGAATCAGTTGAGCAGGTTTGGACCTATCGACCAAGTCAAGATTGTGCGAGATAAGAACATTGGTTTCATCCACTTCTTGAGTATCTCTACGGCTATGAAA GTTGTCGGATCTTTGCCAACTGAgcaaggatgggaaggcaAGAGGGTCAACTACGGTAAGGATCGATGTGCCTATGTTCCTAAAGCCCAACAAGATGCCGTTCGACAAGCCCAAACCCAGGCGATGAATGCTATCGCCGCTCAGCATCAACAGGCCACTGGCTCACCCTTCCCTGCATTCTCCCCTATGTCTGCTGGATTCAGCAATTTCCCTACTCCTGGGCCTAACACTGGATTTGCGTCGCCTGCTTTCGCTGGCAACAACTTTTCCCCTGTGGCTTCCGGGTTTACTGAAAACGGAGGGATGAACCAGGCTGGAAACAGAACTATCTACTTGGGTAACATCCACCAAGACGTCACTATTGAGGAACTGTGTAACCACATCCGAGGAGGCATATTGCACCAAGTCCGATACTTTCCCGACAAGCACATCGCT TTCATCACATTTGTTGACCCCGTCGCCGCTATGCAATTCCACCAAAACGCTCACGCGACTGGTCTTTCAATTATGCAGCGTCGTCTAAAGGTTGGATGGGGCAAGCACTCTGGTCCTGTCCCTCCTGCGTTGTTGCAGGCTATTCAGGCCGGAGCTAGCAGGAATGTGTATATTGGACAGATTGCAGACTTTTCGTTGTTCACTGAGGAGAAATTGAGGCAGGACTTTGGAGAGTTTGGTG AGATTGATATGATCAACTTCTTGAATGAGAAGGGTGTCGCATTCGTCAACTT TACCTCTATCCAATCCGCTCAGAAGGCCATTGAGGGCATCAAACTCAAGCCTGAATACTCTACTCTTCGAATTTCCTATGGCAAGGACAGGTGTGCCAACCCTCCTAGGACCAC TGCCGGACGACCACCAATGCCCCCCCCCTTGGGCCATGAGTCTGACCCCGCTATCCAGATTGACAACTCTGCCGTTGAACCAGGCCTTTATGACGAAAATGACGCTATGCTCAGCTACGAATAG
- a CDS encoding septin ring protein, putative, producing the protein MPSSFLRKKLRQTSSAQQQPPIRNPHNTTVRHSLSLPDLTTPLLDPSSWEEVPPFTFTFPAVHTPDSKSDPSSIKRASKGGGGVGMVFCRSPKEQRQQDQQGLDTTRPSARAIGVGTGNTTQTRNRTPSLIENEVQFHRPFTPKMVVNPFPGGWNVGDFRESDAVWDRRGVSAGVGMGTRGSMLNAISRRKTRKKGAAEKMNIVVAGGKGVGKTSFINFLINSLPQQGQERGQEQTETQTQNPISSQSQRPAPTTKPTAYTVLSTISDRLLLRLIDTPGLELPPGEDWVAAKKGESERSVKGLLSIVEERFEYTLREERKVRRRVGAEEGLVHLVIYLIDARDVLYSKEPGAKEVDWSCLGLFDDKPKCHQGEELDFERGYTSRGGSEPRLSNVEIDIIRQLEKRANVLPVVSHTDSLTIDELEDVKAAVNRDLAAVFARTPGKGFGVFRTGHDESRQRDSIREEDEHPDDDNIDLDVDDDTQGDHRPPTPDSIHFSISSTSLPLPFGIFIPEPRAGFSSDDDHNTLDSNGFESSFLRKFAWGEASALNPAHSDFIALIEAVLGDYSKVLRTRTREVLYESYRTERLLEAMAAS; encoded by the exons ATGCCCTCCTCGTTCCTCCGCAAAAAATTACGACAGACCTCCTCGGCACAGCAGCAGCCGCCTATAAGAAACCCACATAACACCACCGTCCGGCACTCATTGTCGTTACCAGACTTGACAACCCCGCTGCTAGACCCGTCGTCCTGGGAAGAAGTCCCACCGTTTACTTTTACTTTTCCCGCTGTGCATACGCCCGACTCCAAATCTGATCCGAGTTCTATCAAACGGGCTtcaaaaggaggagggggggtTGGTATGGTTTTTTGTCGCTCACCGAAAGAACAACGCCAACAAGACCAGCAAGGATTGGACACGACGCGTCCGAGCGCGAGAGCGATTGGGGTTGGAACTGGGAATACGACCCAAACTCGGAACCGAACCCCATCCCTCATCGAGAACGAAGTCCAGTTTCACAGACCGTTCACGCCAAAGATGGTGGTGAACCCGTTCCCCGGTGGATGGAATGTTGGGGATTTCAGGGAGAGCGATGCGGTTTGGGATAGACGGGGCGTGTCCGCAGgagtggggatggggaCGAGAGGGAGCATGCTGAATGCAAtttcgagaaggaagacgaggaaaaaaggggcggcggagaagatgaataTTGTTGTTGCCGGTGGGAAAGGTGTTGGGAAAACAAG TTTTATCAACTTTTTGATCAACTCTCTCCCGCAACAGGGACAAGAACGCGGGCAAGAACAAACAGAAACGCAAACGCAAAACCCAATCTCCTCCCAGTCGCAACGCCCGGCACCAACAACCAAACCAACGGCGTACACCgtcctctccaccatctctgaccgccttctcctccgtTTAATCGATACACCCGGTCTTGAGCTCCCCCCAGGAGAAGACTGGGTAGCAGCCAAGAAGGGGGAGAGTGAGAGGAGTGTGAAGGGATTGTTGAGTATAGTAGAGGAGCGGTTTGAGTATACgttgagggaagagagaaaggtgaGGAGACGGGTAGGTGCGGAAGAAGGTCTGGTGCACCTTG TGATTTATCTGATTGACGCAAGGGACGTATTGTATTCGAAAGAACCTGGAGCGAAAGAGGTTGATTGGTCATGCTTGGGATTGTTTGATGATAAGCCGAAATGTCATCAAGGTGAGGAGCTAGATTTCGAAAGGGGATACACTTCCAGAGGCGGTTCCGAGCCTCGACTTTCGAACGTTGAGATTGATATA ATTCGCCAGCTCGAAAAACGAGCCAATGTACTGCCTGTTGTGTCGCATACAGATTCCTTGACGATCGACGAACTCGAAGATGTCAAAGCGGCGGTGAACAGGGATTTGGCGGCTGTGTTTGCACGAACACCAGGTAAAGGGTTTGGAGTGTTCCGAACGGGGCATGATGAGTCTCGCCAG CGCGATTCCATtagagaggaagatgaacatCCAGATGATGACAACATTGACCTGGACGTCGACGACGATACGCAAGGAGACCACCGACCACCAACACCAGATTCGATTCacttttccatttccaGTACATCCCTCCCTCTACCATTCGGTATCTTTATTCCCGAACCCAGGGCCGGTTTCAGTAGTGACGACGATCACAACACCCTTGATAGTAATGGCTTCGAATCGTCGTTTTTACGCAAATTCGCATGGGGTGAAGCATCGGCCTTAAATCCTGCCCATTCTGATTTTATTGCGTTGATAGAAGCGGTTTTAGGTGATTATTCAAAAGTGttgaggacgaggacgagagaaGTGTTGTATGAGAGCTATAGGACAGAGAGGTTATTGGAGGCAATGGCCGCGAGCTGA
- a CDS encoding leucyl aminopeptidase, putative encodes MLSRGLARNPHIQRSLLSRNVSQLASPLALRATVLSNTNKLSNKNSSLQSYRRNLCFCRHDNNMSDIPSVLGGAVAASAQDDYRLPTNVYPNHYDIVIKTDLLSSPPTFSGEALITLDVNSSTSELVFHLNKDLSITNIAISTSDLKTTSSLVIPKEELKLDEEKERATISLDKLPGGGLKEGTKDVKVFFKFESELHASMFGYYRSEGDADENGKKPIYGLTQFEATAARKAFPCWDEPMIKSKFSISMISRNGNTNLSNMPEISSKPWKAPSNASIEQVFSSSYELGSLLGGSSSFAKTEGKIEGKTEGKIEGKTEGKTESSIGSDDWHISKFETSPLMSTYLVAYASGEFVSLESEHKSKLTGKTVPLKIFATKDQIKQAQFALDIKKWALPIYEEIFDIPYALPKLDTLVAHDFDAGAMENWGLITGRTTAYLYDPEKSPLSAKKRVAVVQCHELAHMWFGDIVTMKWWDNLWLNEAFATLMGELIILERVWPEWNPRSQFLKTHLQGALDLDAQRSSHPIEVDCPDSNQIAQIFDSISYSKGASVLRMLAGVVGEEKFLKGVSLYLKKHVYNNAETKDLWEGISEASGLDVAKIMANWTLKTGFPVIKVDESADGKITVTQNRFLSTGDVKPEEDETLWYVPLEIATLDNGKVSVDHSAILQDRSSTFTVANPDAFKLNASTIGVFRVAYSPERLTKLGKQASSFTVEDRVGLVSDAATLARAGYAKTSGSLSLIHELGAAETEFLPWSQIGSALSKLSAVWWEQPEEVRKAINKLRVKLFKPLVQKLGFENAKDDVPDVKELRELVVATAAAAEDAEVIQEMKDRFQPFLEKNDDSRIPPDLQRSIFINAVEHGGKAEYEKILEVFNKPSNPSTKVDAMYALCSPRDEELLDRTFAMLEKKVKDQDLYIFFFGFGGNKYARRKVANYFKANYDSLIKRYPDGNGLNYLVKGSFAQLSSRKDLEDVKAFFETKDTRKFKLAVAQTCDSIQAAADWIERDSKDVENWLKENQFL; translated from the exons atgCTCTCTCGCGGTCTCGCAAGGAATCCGCACATACAACGCAGCCTCCTCTCGCGCAACGTATCCCAACTCGCAAGCCCACTAGCTCTCCGCGCTACTGTCCTCTCC AACACCAACAAACTTTCGAACAAGaactcttctctccagtcttACAGAAGGAACCTTTGCTTCTGCCGACACGATAACAACATGTCTGACATCCCTTCTGTCCTTGGTGGTGCTGTCGCTGCCAGTGCACAGGATGACTACCGATTGCCCACGAATGTTTACCCCAAC CACTATGACATTGTGATCAAGACcgaccttctttcctcccctcCCACCTTCTCCGGTGAAGCCCTTATCACCCTCGATGTCAACTCCTCTACTTCCGAACTTGTATTCCACCTCAACAAGGACCTCTCCATCACAAACATTGCCATTTCCACCTCTGACCTCAAAACTACATCTTCTTTGGTCATCCCGAAAGAAGAACTCAagcttgatgaagagaaggaaagggcgACTATTTCTCTTGACAAGTTGCCCGGCGGTGGTTTGAAAGAAGGTACCAAGGATGTCAAGGTGTTCTTCAAGTTCGAGTCCGAGCTGCATGCCTCAATGTTCGGTTACTACAGGAGCGAAGGTGATGCAGACGAGAATGGCAAGAAGCCCAT TTACGGTTTGACTCAATTCGAGGCCACTGCTGCCCGAAAGGCCTTCCCATGCTGGGACGAACCCATGATCAAATCCAagttctccatctccatgaTCTCCCGCAACGGTAACACCAACCTCTCCAACATGCCCGAAATCTCCTCCAAACCTTGGAAGGCTCCTTCCAACGCGTCCATTGAACAGGTCTTCTCCAGCTCATACGAGCTCGGTTCCCTCCTTGGTGGCTCCAGTTCATTTGCCAAGACTGAGGGCAAGATTGAGGGCAAGACCGAAGGCAAGATTGAAGGCAAAACCGAGGGCAAGACAGAGTCTTCTATTGGGTCTGATGATTGGCATATCAGCAAGTTTGAGACTTCGCCTCTCATGAGTACTTACCTCGTTGCCTACGCATCTGGAGAATTTGTCTCACTCGAAAGCGAGCACAAGAGCAAGCTTACCGGCAAAACTGTGCCTCTCAAGATCTTTGCCACCAAGGACCAGATCAAGCAGGCTCAGTTTGCTCTTGACATCAAGAAGTGGGCCTTGCCCATCTACGAGGAGATCTTCGACATCCCATATGCCCTTCCCAAGCTCGACACCCTTGTCGCCCACGATTTCGATGCTGGAGCGATGGAGAACTGGGGTCTTATCACCGGTCGAACCACTGCCTATCTCTACGACCCCGAAAAGTCTCCCCTCTCGGCCAAGAAGCGTGTCGCCGTTGTTCAGTGCCATGAACTTGCTCACATGTGGTTCGGTGATATTGTCACTATGAAGTGGTGGGACAACCTTTGGTTGAACGAGGCTTTCGCTACTCTTATGGGTGAGCTCATCATTCTTGAGCGTGTTTGGCCCGAGTGGAACCCTCGATCCCAATTCCTTAAGACACATCTCCAGGGTGCTCTCGACCTTGACGCACAGAGGTCTTCTCATCCCATCGAGGTTGATTGCCCCGACTCCAACCAGATTGCTCAAATCTTCGACTCCATCTCTTACTCCAAGGGTGCTTCCGTGTTGAGGATGCTTGCTGGCGTCGTTGGTGAGGAGAAATTCTTGAAGGGTGTTTCTCTCTACCTCAAGAAGCACGTCTACAACAATGCAGAGACGAAGGACTTGTGGGAAGGTATCTCTGAAGCTTCTGGTTTGGATGTTGCCAAGATCATGGCCAACTGGACGCTCAAGACTGGTTTCCCTGTCATCAAGGTTGACGAATCTGCCGACGGCAAGATCACTGTCACTCAGAACCGATTCCTTTCCACTGGTGACGTCAAGCctgaagaggacgagacTCTCTGGTATGTCCCTCTTGAGATTGCCACTCTCGACAACGGCAAAGTATCTGTCGACCACTCGGCCATTTTGCAAGACCGATCTTCTACGTTTACCGTTGCCAACCCCGACGCGTTCAAGCTCAACGCCTCCACCATCGGTGTCTTCCGCGTCGCCTACTCTCCCGAAAGGCTCACCAAGCTCGGTAAACAGGCTTCTAGCTTCACCGTCGAGGACCGAGTCGGCCTTGTCTCTGACGCTGCTACCCTCGCTCGAGCCGGCTACGCCAAGACTAGCGGTTCTCTCAGTCTCATCCACGAACTCGGTGCGGCCGAGACAGAGTTCTTACCCTGGTCCCAGATCGGCTCCGCACTCAGCAAGCTTTCTGCTGTTTGGTGGGAACAACCCGAGGAGGTGCGAAAGGCGATCAACAAGCTTAGGGTCAAGCTTTTTAAGCCTCTTGTCCAGAAGCTTGGGTTCGAGAATGCCAAGGACGATGTTCCCGACGTCAAGGAATTGCGAGAGTTGGTGGTAGCTACCGCTGCCGCGGCTGAAGACGCCGAAGTGATccaggagatgaaggaccGCTTCCAGCCCTTCCTCGAGAAGAATGACGATTCTCGTATCCCTCCAGACCTTCAGAGAAGTATCTTTATCAATGCTGTCGAGCACGGTGGAAAGGCCGAGTACGAAAAGATCCTCGAGGTGTTCAACAAGCCTTCCAATCCTAGTACCAAGGTCGATGCCATGTACGCGCTCTGTTCCCCCAGGGACGAGGAATTGTTGGATAGGACTTTTGCCAtgttggaaaagaaggtcAAGGACCAGGATCtttacatcttcttc TTCGGCTTTGGCGGTAACAAGTACGCCCGAAGGAAGGTTGCCAACTACTTCAAGGCCAACTATGACTCT CTCATTAAGCGATACCCCGACGGTAACGGCCTCAACTACCTCGTCAAGGGTTCCTTTGCCCAACTATCTAGTCGAAAGGACTTGGAAGACGTCAAGGCGTTCTTCGAAACCAAGG ATACCCGCAAGTTCAAGCTTGCCGTCGCTCAGACTTGCGACTCTATccaagctgctgctgactGGATTGAGAGGGACTCCAAGGACGTGGAGAAT TGGCTCAAGGAGAACCAGTTCCTTTAA
- a CDS encoding GTP cyclohydrolase I, putative, producing the protein MPSTTDPLADSRASPQSPRSIPTANLNNLSLLSESSTGSWERGRMAGNARSPPTNSILADSLAAGVAPVAAGVNVVEGGNDLSPSSGAKSLRSGGAYPQPQRPWPADKGLSRPNPATGRVSFPSVPQYARQAREGYGFRPRSGQTTPTTGAEASLTYPFPSTSSSRVPRPKEDDDDLDHRPDGKSMDELRGEVREELDKQGLVQAAKGVVEPHMGISGIADEEGLGWPAKSTHLRLHSTPEEKSANMELLTSALRTVLECIGEDPDREGLQRTPERYAKALLWMTKGYEERLVDVINDAVFAEDHDEMVIVRDIEVFSLCEHHLVPFTGKISIGYIPSKLVLGLSKLARIAETFSRRLQVQERLTKQVALAVEEAIRPRGVAVVMEASHMCMSMRGVQKPGATTVTSTMLGCFRQQQKTREEFLTLIRTPSAARH; encoded by the exons ATGCCTTCCACAACTGACCCTCTCGCCGACTCCCGCGCATCCCCTCAGTCTCCCCGTTCTATCCCCACCGCCAACCTCAAcaatctctctctcctttccgAATCCTCTACTGGTTCTTGGGAACGCGGCAGGATGGCGGGCAACGCTCGTTCACCGCCTACAAATTCTATCCTTGCCGACTCGCTCGCAGCTGGTGTTGCTCCCGTAGCGGCGGGTGTAAATGTGGTCGAAGGCGGTAACGACTTATCCCCATCTAGTGGAGCCAAAAGTTTGAGGTCTGGCGGAGCCtaccctcaacctcaacgtCCTTGGCCCGCTGACAAGGGCCTTTCCCGTCCTAACCCTGCTACTGGTAGGGTATCCTTCCCGTCTGTTCCCCAGTATGCTCGTCAGGCGCGTGAAGGCTACGGCTTCCGCCCCAGGTCTGGTCAGACTACCCCTACCACCGGTGCGGAAGCTAGTTTGACTTATCCTTTCCCCAGTACCAGCTCTTCTAGAGTTCCAAGGCCcaaagaggatgacgatgatctTGATCATAGACCGGATGGGAAGTCAATGGACGAATTGAGGGGCGAGGTCAGGGAAGAACTGGATAAACAGGGGTTGGTGCAGGCTGCCAAAGGGGTTGTTGAACCTCACATGGGTATCTCTGGGAttgctgatgaagagggtCTCGGATGGCCTG CCAAGTCCACACATCTCCGTCTGCACTCCACCCCCGAAGAGAAGTCCGCCAACATGGAGCTCCTCACCTCTGCTCTTCGAACCGTGCTTGAATGCATTGGTGAAGACCCTGACCGGGAAGGATTGCAACGTACCCCAGAAAGATATGCCAAAGCTTTGTTGTGGATGACTAAGGGTTACGAGGAGAGGCTTGTAGATGTAATCAACGATGCAGTCTTTGCGGAAGACCACGATGAGATGGTTATCGTGAGGGATATTGAGGTATTTAGTCTTTGCGAGCATCACTTGGTTCCTTTCACTGGAAAG ATTTCTATTGGCTATATCCCCAGCAAGCTTGTTTTGGGTCTTTCCAAACTCGCTCGTATCGCCGAAACTTTCTCCCGTCGTCTTCAAGTTCAAGAACGTCTCACAAAGCAAGTTGCTCTTGCTGTTGAAGAGGCCATCCGCCCTCGGGGTGTCGCTGTTGTGATGGAGGCTTC GCACATGTGCATGTCTATGAGAGGCGTCCAGAAGCCCGGCGCGACCACTGTCACCAGCACCATGTTGGGATGTTTCAGGCAGCAGCAAAAGACGCGAGAGGAG TTCTTGACCCTCATCCGTACTCCCAGCGCTGCCAGACACTAA